The Alnus glutinosa chromosome 1, dhAlnGlut1.1, whole genome shotgun sequence region tttgaagcaaagtaCAACacacttaagattttattgtgagaactttgaaaaatattattgatcatgggaATATATGTTGCTATGAATTTGTTAGTTTGGATCTCAATACCTTATTTACTTGATTGAATTcactttgattttgtttatgcttttgatttttattcacaaaaacaatctcttaatttttgaaactaggttaagattagattaatttagtcaaaatttgttttcaaaacacaattccctgtgagatcgacctcgcacttgcaatctaTTAactgcaaacaattcgtgcacttgcgagtacatttaaaattcacatcaaagcgcgttatggaaaggcagttgcacaGTTTGTTTGTCCAAACGGCCTTagcttgcgtccggacgtggcctagagaaaaccgaatcagtgtcgatttaaGTCTTCTATAGCATATAAATAAAGACCTCTaagcatgtattctttacagaattcggcattgaattctctatagcttagagagagtatttagggagaaattgtgaagatccgctagttCTCAAGCTTTGCtattgtgttgttgttgtgctcataattgaagtctatcttaggaaggagtcctaaggtaaaggaatctataaAAGACCCCATTCGCATAGGAGACTTGGTTAAGAGGTGTTCACGTtcggttacatgtcagagtggaagatacgatcgctgcatcagaggtatgtgagtgttactgtctttgtactaacTTTgccttctgatagtggatttcctgtgTTTGGCTACCCCatagtgatttttcttttaattgaatttccacttcattaacaaatatttgtgtttattaaatttcgcatttacaatattttgttatacattatgcacacacacacgataaattagaagtcatttatttttcaatgtccAAGTAAAAAgggatattttacaaaagcgttaTTATGCCgcccaaatgaaaataaagtatTTTAAAAAGCGCTGTTATTCTGTCcgattttataaaaataaaataagaattattttacAACAATGCCATTGTGCCGcccatgaattttttaaatataaaacccatttttatattaatggagttattatatttttttttatataaaattatataagctTTTTAATACTAACGCTGTTATGATGCAATTTTAGCTTAAAGGGTATTTTGGCCATTAATGATATATGTCGTAATAATGCCCACATAGAAATATGTGAATATGCAATCGGcatattttatatgttgttaTAATATTCAAATGATATTAGGAAATTATGTTAAGTGACTTAGAAGTCAAAAGTAGTAAAAGTAATAGAATAACCTTTTTAGCATTTGTGCTAATTTATTTTCGCATGTATATAATTGTGCAGTCAACAATTGTGTGGAAACCCTTTTGGAAGCAAAGAAttgtaagtatttctaaaatacttactgagagTGATATTGGATTCCATAATATAGTGATTTATGTTTTAGTTAATTACatgcatatttatttaaaggCATGCTAgcaagtattttagaaatacttactAAAAGTGATACTGGTTTCTATAATGTTGTGATCtctactttaattaattatatgcatatttatttaaaggTATGGATGTATGTATTTTTAAGAGTGATGTTGGTTTCTTTAATATCATGCTTACAGGTTTTTTGAGTTGTATATGTGTAAATGTTCCTTAAATGTGTGGGTGTGAATGATGTTTGACTATATTGAGTATGAATGTTTTATCACGTGTATAGATGATGCCAACTTTcagaattaattcattaattatgaATTTGATGAATTGCTTATATGTGAATGGATATTGCATATTATGCATACTATTGTGAATAATGGACTATTAAATGATAAGACCAGAGATGGTTAGAGGCCCACGGCATCAAAAAATAAGTAAGACCATATTTTGAGTTAGAGTTTCGTGGCACCAATAATAGAGCAAGATCGTATTATGAGTTAGAGTCTCACGGTACTAAGAAAGAGCATCATCGTATTATGAGTTAGAATCTCACGGTACCAATAAATAAGACCGCATGTAACAAAACCACCCAATGACCCAACCCTTTGGATCCATTCGAATGCCCAGATGAATTTCCTCCTGACTTATGAATTGACCCCTTCTCCTTTGCTTGAGACGACTCGCCCTTCTCGAGAGACGTGGCGAATAATTCTCTAAGCTCACGAAAATTGGACTGTGACTCCATACTCATCTTTTTCAATTCCTTCTTTCAGCTCATGCACTTCTAATTCCAATTTCTCGATGCGGTCCTTGTTGGTAGCcacgctctgataccaaattgaTAGGAGCCCACAATAAATGGAAAAGAAATAGACAGATATTGATAGATAGTGAACTCCAATCAGCTGGGTTTAGATGTCATGTCAGATTACAATATTCAATACCCTCTCTGGCTTCTGAACCCTTGTCTTAATAAACTCGACTAACACACACCCTCGTAACTACCCACTACGGCACCACATGACATTTAATATAAGCTACCCATGTAGGAATTAAACAAGTTAACAGCTATCCACTACGGACATGACATTTAATCCCTCGTAACTGGATTCTGAGGCCTTTCTTGTTATATGTGAATGTGATTGGCCTTCTCCATTAATGAGTTTCATTATGCGGTTGTgtttataatattattgcaAAGCAAAATTGGTGTTCTagcatgaattgaggaatgtatTCGTTTTTCGGTTTAGTAGATGGTAAACCTCTTTCTAATTACCATTATTGGCATTCACACACGTACGGTAATTGGGTTGGTATATTTTGATGGCCGATTCCAAGAGTTGGTCAAACTCGTCGTAATTGGCATGGGTGTGACTTTTTTGGATTGGCTATAGCTTAGATAACcaaatattttgaggtattttttgAGGTCATGGATGCCTTTGATCTTATCAACCCTTGTGACATCCCTAAAGGTGCTTCAGAAACTCGAAGGGTGAAGATTAATATTTCTTGTCATGCATCTTTGGTGAATTAGCTGCTTGATGAGAAAGGAGAGgaaggaggaagaagaggaggggaGTCGTGTGAGGTTGTGAAGCAGATTGATTTTCTTCTACATCCGTAACCAAGTTTGCTTCTTCTTCAAGGTGGTAGGAAGACATTAGACGGTCTTTAATAAAAGTTTCGCAATTGAATCTTCACCCTCTATTTTTTAACAGTAGATATGCTGTTCTTTTAGCTTACAACACTAAAGCCGGATCCAGCCCAGTACTCTTTAAGGCACCTGTGAAGCTTCATTTTTACTCTGATCACCTCATAACATGTTCCATATTGAATCTCGCAAGTCAAAATAATGAGTAAAAAAGGGTTTTTTTAGATaatcttttttcaaactttcatttAAACCTGGTAATTTCAAGCATCTCATTTCATTCTCATAGGCAAACATTACATCAAAAGCTTTTAAATTTGTCTCAGGCCACCTGCTATCTATCTATTATTTGCCGACCCACATGTAGGCTAACAACATTGCGTTTCGGCCAAACAAGCAAATACCTAcaattttgaaaacacataaaaattaaaaaattaaaaaaaaaaaaatggagagagaaCAAGGATCTCAGCAAAAATGCATTATCAATTCACAAAATCCTTAATAGGCTGTAGTTGTCGGCTAAAACTTCTATCTTCTTTTGTATACCTGTATATTTCTTAAATCACTCGGAAAGGAGATGACATGCAAAATAAAATCATCCTTTCAAGCCTCATAAAGCATTCCGACCTCAATACGCTGCGGTAGTGGTACCCCCAGAGCAGGCAGGGCAGACCGACAATTGTTGTGCAGGAGTTCATAAAATGGAAGCATGATTCTATCAAGCCAGCTACAGCTCTTGCCAATATAAAATCTCGTCTTCCCTCTGACATGAACCACACCAGCCTGCTTTGCTTGTTCCAAATCAGAAATCTCTTCTTGGATATCCACGAGACTAGATGGTAGACCGTCTGAGCAATCCTGTATATGCACTTGCAAGCTATCCGCAACTTGTCCTACAAAAACATCTCCATCAAGATTTAAGGAATCTGCATAGCCGTACTGAACCACACACCCATAAACCCCTTTTAGGCCCAGTTTCTTGATGACAATCCTCTCATGTGGAGCAACCTTAGGAACCAATGAGTATCGAAGAGTTGTGAATATAGTAACCTCATGAAGCGATTTCATGTTTTTTATGTAGTGTCCAACAACAGGAGTGAGCCCATCTTGGATGTTGGTGTAAAAGAAGCACATTCCAGGAACCCTTTGAACACTAGGGTCAGATAGAAGCATTCCAAGTCTGTCCAAAGTTGTCTTGTGAGTCAACTCATATTCTATCTTTCTCTGTCTCCCGTAAAACCAGCCAAACATAATGAGGGCAAGGATAAAGGATATGGCAAAAGGAATCCATCCACCTTCATGGATTTTAGTGCAGACTGCACTTACGTAAACACCTTCCATcacaaaaaacacaaagaaatAAAGAGCAACAAGCCCCCAAGGAGTTCTCCATATTATGATCATCACAAGGGTCAGTAATATAGTGGTGATGAGCATGACCAGACTGACGACGACACCTGCAGGCCACGTCATAACAGcattttgttaaaacaagaGAAATGTAGTACTTTTTGAGATAAAGATTTATAAACTGATAACCAATTTTATAATTACTAAATGAAGTCTAAAGCAATTCGCAGGGTTTACTTATTTACCATACCAAAAGCATTTCCAATATCTTTTCCATCTCCGAAGATGAGAATGACAGCAACACAAAGAATCATGAGAATGTAGTTCACTTCTGGCGAGTAAACCTCGCCTTCTTTACTACGAGATGTGTGTACCACCTTCACTCGAGGAAAATAGTCCAGAACTACAGATTGCTTGATTACAGAAAATGTGGCTGATATCAGCGACTGGCTCGCAACAATTGCAGCTGATGTGGCTATGATAAAGATAGGCCAGTAGACTGCAGTTGGTATGAACTTGTAGAATCCATCATCATGATCGTTTGGGTACTTGATCAAGTACGCAGTCTGCCCCGCATATGTCAGAACCAAAGATGGATAGATTGTAAACAAGAAAGCTATCTGTTGGAAGAGAAGGGGGTCAGAGAGCGACTGAAGCAAAAGACATGAAAACTGTAAGGATAAACAAACAAGACTGCAGTAAACCTGAATGGAACTCCGGTTGAAATGACCAAGATCTGCAAACAGTGCTTCAGAACCTGAATAGGATAGATGATATCAAAGATCAAATGCTGCACATAGCAGTACATTGTGTGCATGCATATATCTACAAGAACTAGATTTTATTATGAGGCAAATCAGATCTTTTAAGCTTCCTCAGCCATGCAACTCAGATTTGCAAACAGGTCTAGACCATCCAACAAAAACGCCTAACTACTAGTTCTTCCAACAAAAtcaactgaaaaaaaataaaaaaatccaaatatacTAATGGACGTCTTGCTGTACATATTAAATGCTATAAAAAGATGATTCCTATAAGTTCTTTGGAGTGACAGtaaatacaaaagaaatttaCCATGTGATTCTAGGATCCTTCTACCTAGTGAGAACATAAACGCAATGAAAGAGATTACTTATATGTTGTATATAAATTGGATATTTCAACAATCTTGACAAAACAGATTATCATTCTCAGCATATTTTGAGAACTGCCTAAAATCTTTCTCGGTAATAACTTCTAGACATTCTTCTCAGACTACACCACACATAaacaaatttaacattttcaGGATAATCATTATAATAAGATCCGGCcactataattttaaagaactGAATCCAATTATTATGCTACTCTTCTACCAAAATGATGGAATTCCATATCTTAATTTAAACATGATGCTACCTGTGATGCAGAGGACTGTGCCACCAAGCAACAGCCAGCCTTCCTTTCCATTTCTCAAAAAGAAATGGATGATGTAATGCGGCGATAAAGCCTTGAATATTGTTGGATAATGATGTATAATGCTATATATTCCAACAAGTGGGATAGTCAAGGTCCACATACCCATGATCGGGGAAAATAAGAAACTCACTCGACTGGTGCCGAACTTTTGCAACAGGAATAGAACAACTAATACTGTTGCAGAAAGTGCCTCCACCAGAGCTGCAACATAACAATCCagcaaataaataaacttcagagaaatattttaaataaaaagttgaAAGTTTGTACCAATAAAACCACGCCACCCTAGTTTCTGGTACAAAATGCTGAGTCCTTCGTTTCCTTGCTAAATCCAGAAGGCCTACCCCAAGATGACTTTGTATTTCCCACTTGACTTCCAAATACTTTCTCttccatttgtttttttgaCTTGTATTTCTCTCTGTTCTCTTTATATTAATGTATCCCATTTAAATTGAATCAGTAGCTTGTGTCACTGCACCCAAATGCTGCTCATTGTGTTTATGATGGAATTCGAATGAATCTGATTCTCTTAAACCTTGTTTAATAATGAAGCATCTTGCAACTCCAATATATGTCCTGATTTCTGTCTTAAGAGTAATTTCCATTACACACTACCAACTTGCCTGTTTTAAACGCTTCTTATACACAATTTACTAACTTCCATGAAAATTACACACCTCCTTAACCCATTACAAGGATAATAATGAATGAGGACGTATTCAAATAAACATCAAGTTCTGTAGTATCAACTGATGTTCTCCCATAAAAATTTTCCATGGTGATTTCTTTTCTGTACAAATGTCAAATGGAATGAATTTGGAGGAGACTGTAACTGATTCTTTTTTATCATGAAATTCATCTTTATGTTTATACATGATTGGAGGAAGCCATATATGATTAACTTTTCGTGATTTTTAGGCTTTCAGAAATTATTAAGGCAAGATTATTGACAAAATAACAGTAGAGTGATGATGTAAAATGTATCTTCAAAATATTACCAATTCCAAGCAGTTTCAATTAAGATTCTGAAGAATTAGTTGCATCTGGACAATATCTTACTAAAAAGACCCACAGGATCTCAAGCTCATGTCAAAGTCATGACAATCTGGATGAGTACTTACATTTGCTCACAGAAGGAAAAGGTGCTCTTAGTCCATCCATTGCTGATAACACTGAACAAATTTTCAAAGTTAAAGACACTAAATCCAATAAAATCTGACCAAATTATCATTGAACAATAGATAGACAAAAATGTGGAGACAAACCTGAGATTGCAGGCGTAAGTATACCATCACCAATAAGCATGCACATGCCTAATATAGCAACAAAAAGCAATACCCTTCTAGCAACTCCACTGCTTTCGAAAAAAAATCGGAGCTTGCTTTGCTTTTTGGTAACCTCATCCATTGAGTGCGAAAGGCTTGAGGAGTTTGTACTTGCACGTTTTGAAGAAAGGATTCCAATATTCATATGCCTACAAAGTAATGAATATAAGGCAAATGTTCCACCtgtaattaatttgtgtctATATAAGTTGAGAATTCAGGCATTGGAGAGTATAAAAAGGTATATATACTTCGGGTGTCTGGCAACTGATTCAAGTACTCATCATTGGAAGTTAGAGTTATAtcctttacatattttttttttttggttccaaGGTGGTTTAAGATATCAGAAACATGATTTGAAGAAAGCTAATATGTTTACTtcgattaaatttttttttttttttaaaataaaaaaaactgttcAATACTATTCTAGTCCTCTTTCTTTGTCTTGAAAAggaaatttatttgaaaattataaaCATCTCTACAAGCATGCTCTATTGCCACTGCCATGGAGACTGATATATTGTCCATCTTAATTTTAGAATGAAGAACACTACTGGACACTCTCATCTTTAAAATATCCACAAGTTGCTTCTCTGTCTTCACATAATGTGTACAAATCAACCCTTCACACAATTTTTCCTTGATAAAATGTCTACCAAATTTTATCTATTTAGTTCGATCGTGCTAAACTGGATTATGAGCCATGTTGTCGCAGCATAATCTCATAGGATCCTCATAATTACATTCAAGTTCTTTTAGCAAAATCTTCAACCATATTAATTCACATATCATGTGGTCATGGCTTAGAATTCAGCTTTTGCACCAAATCTAGCAACCACTGACTGTTTCTTACTACACTAGGTAACTAGATTTCCTTCCACAATAGTGCAATATCCCAAAGTAGATCTTCAATCTGTGACTGATCCAACCCAATATGCGTTCGTATAAGCTTCTATGTTCAGGTGATCATGTCGGGCAAACAACAACCCTTTCCCTGGTGAATATTTCAAATATCgaaaatattcttttaactgCATCCATATGAGACTCCCCGGGTGAATGCATAAATTGGTTCAATACACTGACTGCATAGGCAATATTAGGGCGAGAGTGCAACAGATATATTAACCTACCAACCAATCTTTGGAACTTGCTTTTATCCACTAGACTCTCATCATTTTCTTCTAACTTTTTATTCTGCTTTGCTGGATTGTTAACAACCTTAGAACCAAGTATTCCTATTTCCTTCAGTAGATCAAGGACAATACCTAGAGAACATTTAAAATTGCCTGGGTCTTTATTTCAAATTCACTGGCCATATATTTTTCCAACATCTGtatttcttcatcatcatttCCGGTCAACATGATATCATCTacttaaaaaattagagaagtTACCTTTCCTTGTGACAAATGTTTGATGAATAGTGTATGATCCGCTTGACTTTGTTTACAGTCGAATCTCTAAATTGCTCAGGAGAATCTCTCAAACCAAGTCCTAGGAGACTGTTTCAGCCCATATAGGGCCTTCTTCAATTTACACTCTTTACCCTTAGTTGAAGAGAATTGAGGACTAGGAGGAAGTTCCATGTACACCTCTTCCACTAGATCTCCATGAAGAAATGCATTCTTCACATCAAGCTCCTGAAGCAGCTAATCTAAATTCCCTGCCAAAGAAACTAGGATTCAAATAGAATTCATCTTTGCTACCGAGGCAAATGTATCCTCGTCCTCTATCCTATAAGTTTGAGTAAAGCCTTTTGCAACCGATATGACCTTATATCTTTCCACTGAGCCATAGGCCTTATTCGTCACTATAACCACCCATTTGAATccaactggttttttttttttttttttcccactagGCAACTCAACTAGCTCCCGTGTTATTTTTGTGCAAGGCTACATTGCATCATTTTTGTGAAAGATGCTGCTAggacataaaattaaatatcgGGTACTGAGTACAAGCTCTTAACTTAGTGTTGAGCAATAGGACGATCAATGTCATTAATAGCAAGTGAAGAGTTTAAGATAGGGTACCTGAGTTAGGGTTCAATGCTTGGCATAGTTGTGAGGAAGTAGTCTTACTCTTTTGGCATATGGAGTAAACTCTCCTCCAAGTAGTCTAACACCAAGGCCTCTTTATTACGGACTATTGAATAAAGTTCTGGAATGGGTACTTCAAGGCCACTTCTCTGCACCATACGTCATGCTAAAAGGTTGGAGAAAAACCCCTAAGCCATTCTAATATTCCTCCAAAGACACACCCCGTAAGGCCCTCGAACTTCCTCTGAACAACAACCCCCTCTCTGGGCCCCATACTTCTCAATAATCACCTATCTCCATAAAGAACTTTCCTCTTGCACGAATATTCAGTCATTTACCAAGAAGAGCTTTATTAAACAACATGAGATTTTTTACTCCCAATCCTCTAGGGACTGGGGAACAAATAGTTTTTCAATTCACCAAGTGAAACTTGGACTCCCCTCCTAGTCCATCCCATAGAAAGTCTCTCTAAAGACGCTCTAATCTCTTAGCAATGACTAATGGTAATGGGAGGAGGGATAAGAAGTACGTGAGTAGACTAGATAATGTACTCTTGATAAGAGTGAGGCGCCCTCCCCTAGACAAGTAGATCTTCCAACTAACCAACTttatttccattttctcaactaCCCCATCTGGCATAGTTTTTGATTTAAAAGAAGCACCCAGCAGGAGACCCAAATATATCAGGGAAATAGATGACTAAGAATATCAGCCATCTCTTCCTTATGTGGAATCCCCCAACTGTGACTAACTCAGATTTCTAGAGGTTGACCTTCAAGCCCGAAATGACCTCAAACCACAGGAGAATGTGACCAAATTTATGGATTTAATCACGATCTACATCACACATAATAAGTGTATCATCTGCTTGGATATGTCTAGGGTGCAGCGTTATGGATATCTACCCGGAATCCTGAATTATtggaaaattgaaagaaaaatgagaagaaagaGGAGATAACTTAAGCATTATACCTAACTTTCGTAAATATCACACTTACGGTTTCCTTGGTACATCAGAGAAGGATTGTGTCACACAAATCTGAAAGAAAGCTTCATGGCTCTAAAATTTAGCAAAACATATTCTTATATGAGTCTAATGCCTAACCCTAATAGATTTGAATTCCTTGGGCCTTAACTATTACTGCACAAACCAAATAACAAGTAAAATCCAGAATAAGACCTAATAGACTAATATTACAACCcaaatatataaattacaaaaatgccctgAACTCCTAAAATTGAATAATACTATATTAAGACAAAGCCATCTCGTTCTTGTCTACATCATTTTTCCTTGGATGGAGAAAACTCGCCCTCAAGTTTTAAAGTGGTAAAATAgtaaattattcaattttttgaacTATATCCTCATCTTGGATAAAAAAATTGGACTCGAACATTCTTACTCTTCTTCTTTGGAAGTAGCAATGCTGATAGTGATTTATCCATCACTCCATTTGGACCATTAAAATTTTCCACCATgacaaaatcaatattttggaaatttgatCTAGGCAATATGACTTCTCTTGATGTGCAACATAAACTAGGGAATGGACCTGACCTTGTCCTActcatattctttatttctcCCTTGCATCTTTCAACTCAAATGTTCAATTTTAGCTTCAACAATAATTCCCATTTAAAGTCATGTTTCATCAAAAGTTCTTCTTTTGTTTCAACTTTACCTTCATTGAGAATCGTAGTCAAAGCTGGCTTCTGCACTTCTAATAGTTTAATTGATGACACCTCATTAACACATTGATTGGTTGTCATACCGTCATTTAATTGTGGCACCGAGCTCCCCTTCATGAATTCTTTTAATAAGGGCACATCTTCTTGCATTTTCAACTTGGCTTGCTCAGTGTTACCCACAGGACAGCTTGCATCAACTAAATCAATCAAGTTTTCAGCATAGGTGGCAAGGGCTTCTGCAaatctttcaaagaaaaatcagtAGTCCTTGGTCAACTTAGTTGGTATTCTAGGCACTTTTGTAGGCTGATTAATGGCTGATTCCATAGCTTCTATTATTacaatagaattttttttttttttgatgaattattaCAGTAGAATTTTTAACCACCTCTGTGTTGCCTTCATCTTGAAACTTCCCCTTGTCAAGAAGCAATTTGGgatccttcttcttttctttttttttaagaaaaaaaaaaaagaaaaaaaagaaagaaagaaaaagcttcTTAGAAATCAGAAAAATTGCATAGTAGATGTCTTCTTATGAATTTCAGATCTTAGCCTGCCCTTCAATCGAGCAATTGTCATCCATTCAGATTCAACTACCCAACACTTCTTAGTTCACCAAACTTTCTAGCATGATCAATTATAGAGAAATTACCTGTTGAAGAACTTCTTCTCTAAGACGCATCTTCAACTCTTCCTAGTGCATCATTGTACGCATGTAGGATCTCCCACAATGTGGAAACATTGTGGTGTAAccgctttgataccaaactGATGTAGAGCAGTTGATACCAAGTTTGATGTAGGACAGCAACAATAAAAAACCAGATGTTTCTAGGGTAATGGTTCAAATGAGGTTAAGaaagttcaaattttgaaggTTTTAAAGGGCGGAAAATAGGAAATGAAATTGCAAGAGTTTCTGGACAGCAACTTCTTCTGGGATTTTAAAATAGCTAGGTCTAagatttctggaaaatatcaGGGAATGTGGAATGTCTGATTATGTAAGGGAAGGGTAGGATTTGGAGATGAAATAAAGAGGAAAACTTAGGGTTTGAGTGGCTGTTCCTGGGATGTGAAGAGTAATCTAAGCATAATATTCTGGCATTCTAGTGTTGTTTGGAGCTATTGGATGTATGGATGGATGGTTTAGGGTTCTTTAGGATTGGATGTTAGAGAAATAATAGGTGAATAATCGGATCTAATCTAAGTTGGAATTTGATACAAATTGCTAGAAAAATGAAAGGGAAGtaggaagaagaaagaggagatAAACCTAGTGATCACACCTAGTTTTTCTAAATATCACACTTAAGATTCCACTTATATCACACTTTGAGAAGGATTGCATCCCAAAAACTTCAAAGAAAGCTTCATAGCTCTGAAGTTTTAGCAAAACATGTTCTCCATCTAATGCTTGATAGACTTAGACATCTAAGAGTACTAGTATCAGTTAccctatatttaagaaaaatttcatgaaaaacatcaaaaaacctcccacaacAAATAccttatatttagatgagggggttgggaatgaatagtaattctctatgtatacatgtctactattccttccctatgtattattttaatataaaagaagtataattaattgatagagggaagagagaaaaagaataaattaagagtaaaaaaataatatttaattgatatagggaaatgtaagggaatttattgtggggtatttttttctagggaagcaaaaagtagttttgttccctaaatatagggaaaatggttgggaatctgctgctagtgctctaatgCTTAACTTTGATAGACTTGGACTCCTTAAGACTTTAACTACTAAGACCTGAATTAAATACTAGTGAAATCCACACATAAAACCCGAAATAAGACCTAGACCAAAAGTAGAACCCACATCCAACAATAtgttaattacaaaaatacccttacctcctaaaattgaataataatagattaagatAAAACGATCTCCTCACTTTTTAAATGctgaaaacacttttcaaacatAGTTATCCAAACAAGGTTTCAGATCTAACCCCCAAAGAAAAcagttttcagttttcatttttgaaaacacttttcaaaacacaacaCTTTTAGAGAACTTTCCCCACCTCTATATAAGAATGTTTGAAAACACAtgctcaatttttaaaaaacaggtGAAAAACACCTTTAAAAACAAGGTTCAAACTTTCATGCATAGTAGCAAGTGGAGGCTAGCCTCCACTTTAAAAAGCAAAGAAAGTGGAGGTCACCCATTCACCGAATGTGGGGAGGTGGATCCCCCCTACTGACAGAGCACGGCAACCCCCAATGACAGAGGGGTGGCTCATGTCTGCTCTCTCATCCCTGAttattgtcttcttcttttttggggtttttttttttttatggaaaacgAATTGACATAATCTATACCGAATTGAAAGGAATGATAAATTTGCTAAATAAGGACAAACTCaaggaattaaaaataaaaataaaaacttggaGTAATTgagtaatttttcctttttgttttgtttgttgatgttttgaaaaattgttttcaatatCACATCCAAacactttcaattttttttctttcataaacaCTTCTCAAATATAGTTATCCAAACAAGTTTATAGATGTGGACTCCACATAATACTTTCCAGTTTTCAAACactacaaaacaattttcaaaaactcatccAAACGTACtctagttattattttttaaacttcaaaAGGAAATATGATAACCAACTTAAGTTACATTACAGCTCTTCATATCCAATAGACAAAA contains the following coding sequences:
- the LOC133878019 gene encoding probable potassium transporter 17 isoform X5, which produces MNIGILSSKRASTNSSSLSHSMDEVTKKQSKLRFFFESSGVARRVLLFVAILGMCMLIGDGILTPAISVLSAMDGLRAPFPSVSKSLVEALSATVLVVLFLLQKFGTSRVSFLFSPIMGMWTLTIPLVGIYSIIHHYPTIFKALSPHYIIHFFLRNGKEGWLLLGGTVLCITGSEALFADLGHFNRSSIQIAFLFTIYPSLVLTYAGQTAYLIKYPNDHDDGFYKFIPTAVYWPIFIIATSAAIVASQSLISATFSVIKQSVVLDYFPRVKVVHTSRSKEGEVYSPEVNYILMILCVAVILIFGDGKDIGNAFGVVVSLVMLITTILLTLVMIIIWRTPWGLVALYFFVFFVMEGVYVSAVCTKIHEGGWIPFAISFILALIMFGWFYGRQRKIEYELTHKTTLDRLGMLLSDPSVQRVPGMCFFYTNIQDGLTPVVGHYIKNMKSLHEVTIFTTLRYSLVPKVAPHERIVIKKLGLKGVYGCVVQYGYADSLNLDGDVFVGQVADSLQVHIQDCSDGLPSSLVDIQEEISDLEQAKQAGVVHVRGKTRFYIGKSCSWLDRIMLPFYELLHNNCRSALPALGVPLPQRIEVGMLYEA
- the LOC133878019 gene encoding probable potassium transporter 17 isoform X4; translation: MQEDVPLLKEFMKGSSVPQLNDGMTTNQCVNEVSSIKLLEVQKPALTTILNEGGTFALYSLLCRHMNIGILSSKRASTNSSSLSHSMDEVTKKQSKLRFFFESSGVARRVLLFVAILGMCMLIGDGILTPAISVLSAMDGLRAPFPSVSKSLVEALSATVLVVLFLLQKFGTSRVSFLFSPIMGMWTLTIPLVGIYSIIHHYPTIFKALSPHYIIHFFLRNGKEGWLLLGGTVLCITGSEALFADLGHFNRSSIQIAFLFTIYPSLVLTYAGQTAYLIKYPNDHDDGFYKFIPTAVYWPIFIIATSAAIVASQSLISATFSVIKQSVVLDYFPRVKVVHTSRSKEGEVYSPEVNYILMILCVAVILIFGDGKDIGNAFGVVVSLVMLITTILLTLVMIIIWRTPWGLVALYFFVFFVMEGVYVSAVCTKIHEGGWIPFAISFILALIMFGWFYGRQRKIEYELTHKTTLDRLGMLLSDPSVQRVPGMCFFYTNIQDGLTPVVGHYIKNMKSLHEVTIFTTLRYSLVPKVAPHERIVIKKLGLKGVYGCVVQYGYADSLNLDGDVFVGQVADSLQVHIQDCSDGLPSSLVDIQEEISDLEQAKQAGVVHVRGKTRFYIGKSCSWLDRIMLPFYELLHNNCRSALPALGVPLPQRIEVGMLYEA